A region of Brassica napus cultivar Da-Ae unplaced genomic scaffold, Da-Ae ScsIHWf_108;HRSCAF=187, whole genome shotgun sequence DNA encodes the following proteins:
- the LOC125595784 gene encoding uncharacterized protein LOC125595784, which yields MEKEQAMMKHTEPSRRTEGLGVRRMNNKGQFNRGRGRGRRNDRRFTNGPDVCYTCGGTGHFSSSCPYSHRRKASDYITCFSCGEKGHYASSCPHKRQVTLPAPPIRLAIEPAPKHQAVGKQVNALELGKPEPQQPHQGPITGTLCVGGVYVHVPFDSGATHSFVIPEVVSSFKGTFTRVKVGVSVRTPGNHNLRADSCVLGIPIYVGSTVYPADLLVVPLGQHEVILGMDWLSRYYAQLDCGRGRITLEESGQPSTTYYGICPSAGVSLVSALRVEKDLIEGEVYLVTLTTLRGELNEGTKLEEIAVVKEYQDVFQPLEGLPPPRSDPFTITLEPRAAPIAKAPNRMAPAELAELKKQLEDLIEKGFTRPRSSPWREPVLFVKKKDGTMRLCIDYRGINNVTVKSKEEHAEHLQKVLERLRSHKLFAKFSKCSFWKREIGFLGHRVSEKGVAVDPEKVKVVKDWPRPTSATEVQSFLGLAGYNRKFLRNFSIMAKPLTRLTGKDISFEWDKKEEKAFTQLKEALTTAPILVLPTPGRPYTVYTDASRVGLGCVLMQDEKVIAYGSRQLRKHEENYPTHDLEMAAVVFALKIWRSYLYGETIQIFTDHKSLKYLFTQSDLNLRQRRWMEFITEYDLQIQYHPGKANVVADALSRRRSDTAIEKDIEALNAEFKMISLSAIEGEGSEPLGLRAMNQANLLQRIREEQKEDVKLKKIIKELEE from the exons ATGGAAAAGGAGCAAGCCATGATGAAGCATACAGAGCCATCTCGCAGAACTGAAGGGCTAGGAGTACGAAGAATGAATAATAAAGGACAATTTAATCGAGGGAGAGGCCGAGGAAGAAGGAATGACAGACGGTTTACGAATGGCCCAGATGTGTGTTACACTTGTGGTGGTACAGGACATTTTTCTAGCAGTTGTCCTTATAGTCACAGAAGAAAAGCCTCTGATTATATTACTTGCTTCTCGTGTGGTGAGAAAGGGCATTATGCCAGCAGTTGTCCCCATAAGAGACAAGTTACGCTTCCAGCACCACCCATTAGACTAGCGATTGAACCAGCCCCGAAGCACCAGGCTGTTGGAAAGCAAGTGAATGCTTTAGAGTTAGGAAAACCCGAACCACAACAGCCCCATCAGGGACCGATCACAG gaaCATTGTGTGTTGGTGGAGTTTATGTGCATGTTCCCTTCGACTCGGGTGCCACACATAGCTTTGTGATACCCGAGGTAGTGTCGAGTTTTAAGGGAACCTTTACTAGAGTAAAGGTAGGTGTTTCAGTTAGAACCCCTGGGAACCATAACCTTCGTGCCGATAGTTGTGTACTTGGGATTCCAATCTATGTGGGATCAACGGTATATCCGGCAGACCTGCTAGTTGTTCCTTTAGGACAACACGAAGTGATTTTGGGCATGGACTGGCTGTCGAGATACTACGCACAGTTGGATTGTGGTCGAGGAAGAATTACACTTGAAGAAAGCGGACAACCATCAACGACATACTATGGAATATGTCCAAGTGCTGGAGTGTCACTTGTATCTGCCTTAAGAGTTGAGAAAGATTTGATCGAGGGCGAGGTATATCTTGTAACTCTAACTACCCTTCGAGGAGAATTGAATGAAGGGACAAAGTTGGAAGAGATAGCAGTAGTAAAAGAATACCAGGATGTATTCCAGCCATTGGAAGGATTGCCCCCACCACGAAGTGATCCTTTCACCATTACATTAGAGCCGAGAGCAGCCCCAATAGCTAAGGCACCCAATCGAATGGCTCCAGCTGAGCTTGCTGAATTAAAGAAGCAGTTGGAAGATTTGATAGAAAAAGGATTTACCAGACCGAGATCTTCACCATGGAGAGAACCAGTCTTatttgtaaagaagaaagacgGTACCATGCGGTTATGCATCGATTATAGAGGGATTAACAATGTTACAGTAAAG AGTAAAGAGGAACATGCAGAGCACCTCCAAAAGGTGTTAGAGCGATTAAGAAGCCATAAGTTGTTCGCCAAGTTTAGTAAATGTAGTTTCTGGAAAAGGGAGATTGGATTCCTTGGTCATCGAGTGTCAGAGAAGGGAGTTGCAGTAGATCCTGAAAAGGTTAAAGTAGTTAAGGACTGGCCACGCCCTACCAGCGCTACCGAGGTTCAAAGCTTTCTAGGATTGGCTGGGTATAATCGAAAGTTTTTGAGGAACTTTTCCATCATGGCCAAACCCTTGACGAGGCTGACTGGGAAAGATATATCATTTGAATGGGATAAGAAAGAGGAAAAGGCTTTTACACAACTAAAGGAAGCTTTGACGACAGCACCTATTCTTGTATTACCTACTCCAGGAAGACCTTACACAGTATACACTGATGCTTCTCGAGTAGGACTGGGTTGTGTACTGATGCAGGATGAAAAGGTCATCGCCTATGGTTCAAGACAGTTAAGGAAGCACGAGGAGAATTACCCCACCCACGATCTAGAGATGGCTGCAGTGGTATTTGCTTTAAAAATATGGAGATCCTATCTTTATGGCGAGACAATTCAAATCTTTACTGATCACAAGAGTCTCAAGTATCTCTTTACTCAGTCAGATTTGAATTTGAGACAaaggaggtggatggagtttaTCACGGAATATGACTTACAAATCCAATATCACCCAGGAAAGGCGAATGTGGTAGCAGATGCACTGAGTCGGAGGAGAAGTGATACAGCTATTGAGAAGGACATAGAAGCCTTAAACGCAGAATTCAAGATGATTAGTCTTTCAGCCATAGAAGGCGAGGGCAGCGAGCCATTGGGATTGCGAGCAATGAATCAAGCAAACCTCCTGCAAAGAATTCGAGAAGAGCAGAAGGAAGATGTGAAGCTAAAGAAGATTATAAAAGAACTTGAAGAATAA